One Malaclemys terrapin pileata isolate rMalTer1 chromosome 7, rMalTer1.hap1, whole genome shotgun sequence genomic region harbors:
- the CNNM2 gene encoding metal transporter CNNM2 isoform X4 — MALGSAALPARNMTGGGRGARVLLLLLLSGCLGEQPPAAAAGVPSAASAGGSGAPGDAEETVIIGLRLEDTDDVSFMEGGALRVSERTRVKLRVYGQNINNETWSRIAFTEHERRRSGRPPAEQEDGPPEGSSPQRCGIRTSDIIILPHIVLNRRTSGIIEIEIKPLRKTEKSKSYYLCTSVSGPAALGAAGPPGGGPVGADGPAGPPPWTETTWIYHDGEDTKMIVGEEKKFLLPFWLQVIFISLLLGLSGMFSGLNLGLMALDPMELRIVQNCGTDKEKNYAKRIEPVRRQGNYLLCSLLLGNVLVNTTLTILLDDIAGSGLVAVVVSTIGIVIFGEIVPQAICSRHGLAVGANTIFLTKFFMMMTFPASYPVSKLLDCVLGQEIGTVYNREKLLEMLRVTDPYNDLVKEELNIIQGALELRTKTVEDVMTPLRDCFMIAAEAVLDFNTMSEIMESGYTRIPVFEGERSNIVDLLFVKDLAFVDPDDCTPLKTITRFYNHPLHFVFNDTKLDAMLEEFKKDVQERQIPSME; from the coding sequence ATGGCGCTGGGCTCGGCCGCGCTGCCCGCTCGGAACATGacggggggcgggcgcggggcgcgggtcctgctgctgctgctcctcagcgGCTGCTTGGGCGAGCAGCCCCCGGCCGCCGCCGCCGGCGTCCCCTCCGCCGCCTCGGCCGGGGGCAGCGGGGCGCCGGGCGACGCGGAGGAGACGGTGATCATCGGGCTGCGGCTGGAGGACACGGACGACGTCTCCTTCATGGAGGGGGGCGCGCTGCGGGTGAGCGAGCGGACGCGGGTCAAGCTGCGGGTCTACGGGCAGAACATCAACAACGAGACCTGGTCCCGCATCGCCTTCACCGAGCACGAGCGGCGGCGGAGCGGGCGGCCGCCGGCCGAGCAGGAGGACGGGCCGCCGGAGGGCAGCTCCCCGCAGCGCTGCGGCATCCGCACCTCGGACATCATCATCCTGCCGCACATCGTGCTCAACCGCCGCACCTCGGGCATCATCGAGATCGAGATCAAGCCCCTGCGCAAGACCGAGAAGAGCAAGTCCTACTACCTGTGCACCTCGGTGTCGGGCCCGGCCGCGCTGGGGGCCGCCGGCCCCCCCGGGGGCGGCCCGGTGGGGGCCgacggccccgccggccccccgccCTGGACCGAGACCACCTGGATCTACCACGATGGCGAGGACACGAAGATGATCGTGGGCGAGGAGAAGAAGTTCCTGCTGCCCTTCTGGCTGCAGGTGATCTTCATCTCGCTGCTCCTCGGCCTCTCGGGCATGTTCAGCGGCCTCAACCTGGGCCTCATGGCCCTGGACCCCATGGAGCTGCGCATCGTGCAGAACTGCGGCACCGACAAGGAGAAGAACTACGCCAAGCGCATCGAGCCGGTGCGCCGCCAGGGCAACTACCTGCtgtgctccctgctgctgggcaACGTGCTGGTCAACACCACCCTCACCATCCTGCTGGATGACATCGCCGGCTCTGGGCTGGTAGCCGTGGTGGTCTCCACCATCGGCATAGTCATCTTCGGCGAGATCGTGCCGCAGGCCATCTGCTCCCGTCATGGCTTGGCCGTGGGTGCCAACACCATCTTCCTCACCAAGTTCTTCATGATGATGACTTTCCCAgcctcctaccctgtcagcaAGCTGCTGGACTGCGTGTTGGGCCAGGAGATCGGCACGGTCTACAACCGCGAGAAGCTGCTTGAGATGCTGCGGGTCACCGACCCTTACAACGATCTGGTCAAGGAGGAGCTTAACATCATCCAAGGGGCGCTGGAGCTGCGCACCAAGACGGTGGAGGACGTGATGACCCCACTCCGAGACTGCTTCATGATCGCCGCTGAGGCTGTTCTGGACTTCAACACCATGTCTGAGATCATGGAGAGTGGCTACACTCGCATCCCCGTCTTCGAGGGCGAACGCTCCAACATTGTGGACCTGCTCTTCGTCAAGGACCTGGCCTTTGTGGACCCAGATGACTGCACCCCGCTCAAGACCATCACTCGCTTCTACAACCACCCGCTGCACTTTGTCTTCAACGATACCAAGCTTGATGCCATGCTGGAGGAGTTCAAGAAAG